In Oryza sativa Japonica Group chromosome 8, ASM3414082v1, the sequence gcgcggcccgGCCGGATCTGGACGGCGTTGACCGGGGACGAGGAAGAGAGGCGACCCGGATCtggtcggcggcgtcgccaGGGACTATCTGAAGaggaggcggcgaaggcgggaggagaggattttggcggcgatggaggcgggaggagaggttttggcggcggcggcggcggggaaaaTTTTGGCAGCCTGACGGCGTGAGATTTTGCTTCGCCCGGGACTTAGAAATTTTTGTCCCCCCTCCCTTATATGCGCATCATCCCGTGCGGGCGACCTAAGCcgcccgcacgggataatcgattatcccgtgcgggctGCCTAAGTGGCCCGTAAAGGAAGAAAAAAGcccaatttattaaaaaaatatctttatttgcCTGAGattgtattaattattatattgaCTATAGCACATTgaaaaatagttaattatttgttATAGTCCCATTTAAATTATAGTTAATTAATAAGTAAAATTATTAAACCACGAATTATTCAAAATACAAATATAGATTAACAAAGAATTAAAACAGACATGAATTTTCTTCGCATCTAATTATTCATCGATATGattaatataaataaaatactggaccataaaataaattcaaaatgaCATAGAGTACGGATAAACATGGATACCCTATCTCATTCGCAATATAAGTTTCATCCAGTAATCGTTTACAAAATAGGTAGTACACAGGATCGACATCTCaataaattttgacaattttggAAACACCATCCTTCCACGCGgacgaaaatagatcttcgtcAAGGCATGTATCAACTTCCTTGATCCGGTTAGGAAAATCTGTGAACAAAGGGACGTCGTCGTATTGGTTGTAATCTGACGCGTCTTCAATGCTATCAATGCCAACGATGTTTTGCTTTCCCGGTACAACAATGGCCATCTTATCGTCGAAAGGGTCAATGACATAGAAAACCTGAGCAACCCGCTCAGCAAGAACCCACGGATCATCCTTGTGTCCTAGCTTGCTACGTCCCACAACCGTTAGGCCATAGTCATCGATGAATACGCCTGTTGTGTCTCTGACCCATTGGCATCGTAGCACCGGGATCAATATGTTAAGGCCATAGTCCAGCTCCCAAATGTCTTGTATGATCCTGTAGTAAGACTTCTTCTCACCTGATGCATCAAACGCCTCCACCCGAACTCCGTTGTTCTGAGCTGCGCTTTTCCTGTCCTTGAACATCGTGTAAAATCTATATCCGCCGATGTCGTACCCTTGCCATGAGGTCACAAGGCTAGTTGGGCCATTTGCTAGCCTGCACAAAGTTTTTTCCTCCAGCGAATCACCCAACGACAGATCTTTCTCCTTCAACCATTCAGGAAATTTCCGTTTCTGTTCTTTAAAAATCCAAATGTCCGTTCTTCTAGGGTTGCTGGCTCTTATCTCGTTCATGTGTTCCTGAATGTACGGCTCTAAGATGGCGAGTTGTAGCAAAACACTGCTATGTGCTTCCGCTACATCTTTGAAGCCTCATCGTAGAACCTTTTCTTGCCTACGATCCCCGTCCCAGCTAACCGGCCCTCGTGTGAAAGGGGGGTCACACCGATGGGTTCGGCGTCCTTCATGTAATCTATGCAGCATTCGACCACCTCCTCAGTTGTGTACCTCTCTATCATTGATCCTTCCGGATGAGCTCGGTTACGGACATACCCTTTCAGCACGGACATGTACCTCTCGTACGCCCACATCTAGTGTAGGTATAGTGGACCAATCTCGATAATCTGAGATACGATGTGGACAATAAGATGCTCCATCATGTTAAAGTAAGCTGGGGGGAAAACATCTCAAGCTGGCACGCTGTCTCGATTTCAAAAGTTTGAAGGGGGCCTAACTCTTCAGGATAAAAAACCTTCTGTGATACtcgattgaaaaagtagcacaactttGTTATCACTAACCGAGTGTGAACTGGCTTGACCGCTCTTATGGCAATGGGTAGGAAGACTGGTAACATCTTGTGACAATCATGAGCATTGTACCCAGAGATGGTCAATCTTTAAAAGATACGAGTTTTCTAACGTTCGCTGAGAAACCGGTCGGGACTTTCACACTATGCAAGCATCTACATAAAGATTTTTTCTCGTCAGGTGTTAGTGAATAGCAAGCCGGAGGAATTTCGATCTTCCCATTTGGCAGTTCTTTTGGGTGAAGCTCATGCCTTATGTCCAAATTGACGAGGTCGGTCCGGGACTTGAACCTATCTTTCGTCTTACTCGGGATGTCCAGTAAAGTGCCAATGGTGCTATCAAACACATTCTTCTCAAGGTGCATTACGTCGATGGCATGCCCAACCTCCAGGTCTTTCCAGTAATCAAGATACCTGAAAAAAATTGAGTGCTTCTTGAAGGACTGGTTACTTTCCTCTACAGGTGCATCAGTTGTATCCTAATCCGTACGTTTCTTCCTCTTGACGGGCTTCTTCTTTGGCTTGCCGAATACAACCTTAATGTTCTTTGTCAACTCGAAGATAGAATGACCTGTACGTGTTTCAGGAGCTAGAAAGTTCTCTACTGTATTGTCGAATAATCTGGCTTTCGCACGCCACCTATGCCTCTGAGGTAAGAACCGACAATGACGCATGTAAACACCCTTGCTTGGAGAGGTGAGGTACTTGTACGACGTCTTGTCGATACTTATGAGGCATCCGAACTTCCCCTTAAACTGGCCTGAGAGCGAAAAGTTTGCCGGTAAGTCATTGATCGTAACGAATATGATGGCATGCAGAGTGAAATGTTCCCTACGGTACTCGTCCCACATTCGTAACCCTTCCTCCCATAGTTCTTGCATGTCCTCCATCAATGGTTCCAAAAACACATCTATGTTAATCCCAGGCTGTCTTGGACCTTGTATAAGGATAGACAAAAGAATGTACTTTCGCTTCTGGCAAATCCATGTAGGCAAGTTGTACATCGTTAGAAGAACTGGCCAGGTGCTGTGTGTGCCACTTAGGTCACCAAACAGGTTCATTCCGTCCGTGCTCAATGCAAACCTGACATTTCTCGGGTCCTTTGCAAATTCCGGGTGTAGTGCATCAAAGTTTTTCCACTGTCGAGCATCAGCGGGGTGTCGGATCTTACCGTCAATTTTCCTACCTTCTTGGTGCCATCTCATCAACTCGGCGTCGTCTCGGTTGGAATATAGCCGCTTCAAGCGATCTTTAACTGGcaggtaccacatcaccatcCTAGGAATCTTTTTGTTCTCATCCACCGGTGCATCATCTTTGTCGACCACCTCTCCATCGGAGGCTCCGTTGCCAGTCTTGTACCGACTCGTCCCACATGTTGGGCAAGAGTCTAAATCCGCGAATTCCTTGCGGTACAGTATGCAATGATTTTCACATGCATGCATCTTCTGAACACCTAGAGACAATGGACATATCAATTTCTTCGCTTGATATGTGTTCGTCGGTAGCAGGTTCGGCTTAGGAAGCATTACTCTCAAAAGATCCATCAAA encodes:
- the LOC136351590 gene encoding uncharacterized protein → MSQGNIPEYSGSGIENEGIDFDLEDMLRHVEPEVLTGTRRGLDNWEALEKAAKELLYDEAKGCDKDYSVLRSVLELLRLKARHGWSDTRFNDLMDLLRVMLPKPNLLPTNTYQAKKLICPLSLGVQKMHACENHCILYRKEFADLDSCPTCGTSRYKTGNGASDGEVVDKDDAPVDENKKIPRMVMWYLPVKDRLKRLYSNRDDAELMRWHQEGRKIDGQFKGKFGCLISIDKTSYKYLTSPSKGVYMRHCHSIFELTKNIKVVFGKPKKKPVKRKKHLEVGHAIDVMHLEKNVFDSTIGTLLDIPSKTKDRFKSRTDLVNLDIRLANGPTSLVTSWQGYDIGGYRFYTMFKDRKSAAQNNGVRVEAFDASGEKKSYYRIIQDIWELDYGLNILIPVLRCQWVRDTTGVFIDDYGLTVVGRSKLGHKDDPWVLAERVAQVFYVIDPFDDKMAIVVPGKQNIVGIDSIEDASDYNQYDDVPLFTDFPNRIKEVDTCLDEDLFSSAWKDGVSKIVKIY